The genomic stretch ACTGGTCATTAAAAGTCCTCCTGTGAACTACGACCGTCGAGAGGTGCTGCGTAAAACCTGGGCTAAAGAGAGATTGCAGAATGGTGTGTGGATGCGAAGGCTCTTCATCTCAGGAACCAGAGGTGATGGTGCAGAGAAAAAGAGACTCAACAGATTCCTCGAACTGGAGCAACATGAGAACAATGACATCCTCCAGTGGGACTTTGTTGACTCACACTACAACCTCACCTTGAAGCAAATCCTCTTCCTAGAATGGATGGACAGAAACTGTCCAAATGTTCGCTTCCTGATGAACGGTGATGATGATGTTCTTGCCCACACAGACAACATGATTAAGTATCTAAAAACCCTGAAGGACAATGGTGGAAGCAAACACCTCTATATTGGACAACTGAGGATATATCAGGCGCCCGTTCGTGATAGATACGATAAGTATTATGTTCCATTTCAGGTGTATGAGCCAGAATCATATCCTGATTTCATTAGTGGTGGAGGTTTCCTGTTGTCTGGCTACACAGCTCATGTCATATACAACATGTCCCACTCCATCACCATTCTTCCCATGGATGATGTTTACATTGCAATGTGTGTGGACAAAGCAGGACTTCATCCTGAACACCATGTAGGAGTGAAGGCCTTTGGCCATCATGCTCCCTCCAATGCTGATCCATTAGACCCTTGTTTTTTTAGCGAAATTCTACTTGCTCACGGATTTTCGCCACTTAATTTGTATCTTATGTGGGAGAGTTTACATGATCCTGATCTGAAATgctttgaaaatgtcaaatagtAACTtacaagtgaaaaaaaagtttgttggTGTTCATATTTAATCAACAATTTTTATCAAGTACACTTGTAAAATCTAATACAGCCgatccaacaaaaaaaaaaatctgttgttagGTAGATTTTGTTACGGGGGGGAGCCGGAaaacccaagcgcagactcacagaaactggcagacaaatgaataactgaaaggGATTTATTAAACCAtataactaaaccaatacattaatacagaactgaactggggggaaagaaccaaaccaaaactactaaactCTACAAGCGAactctatgaatacaaaaacggaagtctacaaaactgaactgaactaacaaaactaagctaaagcGGAGTACTAACAATATGGGGAAACTTCCCAAGGACaactgttgacttttggaccgggccaaccgaggacgtctccatagcaaccttgctgtgttatcgcgctcccaccctcgcgaactgagacaccggaggtctgagacggaagaagatgggctacacgcatacacacacatcagactcatgaactgaggactgagctaaacattcgcaGACATGTTCATTACCCCCCTGCCTCCACAAGCTTCCCTTGCTATGGCCAGGAGTCAGGCATCCGTGTGCAGTAATTGCTGCACAGGAACCGGCTAACTGTgcggtgctcccccctccaccaccccacatccttatcccaactatccttgtcttatgtcatgctttgcctgtttgtgggtttgtttgttttttttaggttccttctcaaattgaatttcccaacattggaggtttcatttggtacaacgagccttttttttcatttaccctctgctatccctacccagatccctacatgtcttttctttttttttcctcaagaaaggtgccatgcagcactgcgcagcagcctgagctgtcattggcagggcagctcaatgaaatttcattgtatatgaaagtgtgcaatgacaaataaagctaTCTATCTGATAACcaaggggaaaacaggctggggaaaatccatgaacagacaaacaggaacacaacagagtccAAGAGGGGGGAAACCCAGGAGGGGGAaagcagcagagtccatggggctgaAGCAGTCTGGAGAtggcaggcttggtggggaacAGTATTTACAATCCTACGGGGACTGAGAGAatgagcagggtttaaatagTGAACAGGTGATAttgtgggcaggtgagctgattactgcaatgtgagTCACCTGTAGTAATCAGCTGAGTGTAGACAGGGAGAGCAAGACACAGGGacgagagagacaagagggaaagagatgacagacagagggagccaaagggacaggtcaaaatagatgcagaaaaacaaggaggaagaaagaaagagggagaaagagggagaaggaacagGGGCAGGAGCAGAATCACAACAGATTTTCTACAGTATCCTTTTCTTTTCAAGTTTATTTCTAACAATTCATTCAGTTTCATTATCCTGAGGCACTGGTAATATATCTGATCACAGCTCATAACATATCTATTTGGTGCATATGTGGTTCTTTTGGTTTCTTGGACCAGTACAAGTGAAGAACAGATGGCTGGAAGAAATTTTGTGCTTTAGAGGGACTTACATATACATGACACTGTCTGCATATATATTGTAGATTCTTGTAGCAAGCTTCTGTTGAATTTGATGAATTTATCATATGACTACCATAACATTGGTCTCACTATTGTCATAGTCAGGTTTTGACTGCATTATGTATTACTTATATTGTTTGGCGGAGGACTTCCTGTTATCTTCACAACAATCTGACACTGTAATGTTTGAAGGACAAATGCAACAATAACTTGAACATGATTATCTGTTCACTATTGCATGTACATGTGTTACTCAGGTGGGGCCCATATAACATACCAATGACTTTATTCTACTGTGATTGTTGATCTTGAATTAAAGGGAAATGCATTTGGAGCCAGCAtgtgaaacatttattttttcctaattACAGAgatgaaattaaaacattttctgctcggtatgtgtttatgtaatgaaaaaagagcGAAATATATGTAATTTTACTCAGGTACAGACTTTGTTGTAACTTTCTTATCAAAGAACAGTGTGGCAAGCCTTGTTTGACTCGCACATTTTTCTTCGGAGGATTAAACCGCTCTTATTTCTACCTCAGTCCCAAATATTTGGGCGGGAAATGTCATGCCCCAAGTCTTCCGTACTCTCCTGCCTGCAGGATTGATTCAGCTGCTGCAATCCAGCAAGATTGTTCAGTGTGTTTCTAATACTCTGCTGCGCCCTCTCTGCTCGGCCAGAACATAGACTCATGCAGTCACTCATGTTTCCAGCCActctctgttgttttattttgactaACTCTTGTTTCATAGTGAATATAGTTCTAGGGATATTCCAGTTTCTGTTCTCAGACCCCCTCAGTGGCTATTGTCTCAACTCCTCAGATGTCCTGCTTCCCTCAGATTTCTCCTTACCTATCTCTGCACAGGCTTCACTTACCAGCCTAAACCTATGCCCCAGGTTCCTGATGACCAAGTGCTTTGGTCCAAGCATAAGCAATCAGCTCCAGCTACAGTCCTGAGCTCCCAGTAACAAGTCCAGGTTTTGCAATGTTGAAATATTCATCTACCTCCTCCCACTGCTTAAGGACCACCTTTAATTTCTGAGTCTGTTTGCCACAGTCTGGTAGGACTGAGCCAAATCTTGTTGGTGAGTTGATTAGTCTTCAGCCGGACAGCCTCTATTCAGTTCGAACGACTGTCTACTGGTATCGAGGCAGCACCCCACCCCAAGTAGTTCAGCTGGACTCACTGTAACTAGTCACTTTACCAGTGTGCTGTCAGTGACATTTTCCTTCTTATAAGATTgtttgaaacacattttctacTAAAGCTTTTAAGcttttaacacacacatattcaaaGGTTGTtatccatcaatccattatctatacacctcttaatcttTTGTAGGGTTgcaggagggctggagtctatcccagttgacttagggtgaaggcaggggaaaccctggacaggtcaccagtctatcacagggctacacatagagacaaacaatcacactcacatgtACAGACAATTTATAATCACCAAtaaatctcagcatgtttttggattgtgggaggaagccaggtTCCCAACtgtgttgcagaagttcccataaatgtgtggcacttgtaggttgctttactttcactcttctgtccagttcatcccaaaccagctagatggggtttaagtctggagactgtgctgccactccatgttttcaagtttaccatcttgttctttttttttcctaaggtagttctgacATAGCTTAGACTTTTGTTCTGGGTCATCATCTTGCTGTAGGCTGAAcctctgaccaactaggaacataccagagggtactgcatggtgctgcagaatgctgttgttgttatgatcctgctctagccactgcccttctttctccttcctccttttttcttccttctcccttcttcttcctttctttgtcatctgtctcttttgtatttctctccttcattctccctcttggtctccttcttcctcctgttctcttTGTATGTGTCTATCTGTTTTGATCCGTctccctttggctccctctgtttgtcatctctctccctcgtcccatgtttcctctctctcaTTGTCTGGtacctctggctccctctgtctgcacCTGTTGGTCTCGG from Amphiprion ocellaris isolate individual 3 ecotype Okinawa chromosome 14, ASM2253959v1, whole genome shotgun sequence encodes the following:
- the LOC111584717 gene encoding N-acetyllactosaminide beta-1,3-N-acetylglucosaminyltransferase 3-like, which encodes MPLQADVRKSVIQPKPAIRNSTLKYSWPKCQQNTSAASIPDFSSLPHHVQDFIYHRHCRHFPMILDVPDKCGGADGSAEVFLLLVIKSPPVNYDRREVLRKTWAKERLQNGVWMRRLFISGTRGDGAEKKRLNRFLELEQHENNDILQWDFVDSHYNLTLKQILFLEWMDRNCPNVRFLMNGDDDVLAHTDNMIKYLKTLKDNGGSKHLYIGQLRIYQAPVRDRYDKYYVPFQVYEPESYPDFISGGGFLLSGYTAHVIYNMSHSITILPMDDVYIAMCVDKAGLHPEHHVGVKAFGHHAPSNADPLDPCFFSEILLAHGFSPLNLYLMWESLHDPDLKCFENVK